From the Desulfomonilia bacterium genome, one window contains:
- a CDS encoding GNAT family N-acetyltransferase produces the protein MTDENGRIITTVGLYRFDLNTCEIRKMYLEAVHRGKGLVRRLLKHALSRAKSLGYSRVELETASVLKEAIALYEGYGFRRFDRGHLALRCDAAYFLELKP, from the coding sequence ATGACTGATGAAAACGGCAGGATAATCACTACCGTGGGTTTGTACAGGTTCGATTTGAACACGTGCGAGATACGCAAGATGTATCTTGAGGCGGTTCATCGAGGAAAGGGATTGGTACGCCGTCTCCTGAAGCACGCTCTTTCAAGGGCGAAGTCTCTGGGATATTCACGGGTCGAACTCGAAACGGCATCTGTCCTTAAGGAAGCTATCGCACTTTATGAAGGATACGGCTTTCGCAGGTTCGACAGAGGACATCTGGCCTTACGCTGCGACGCGGCATACTTTCTTGAGCTTAAGCCTTGA
- a CDS encoding YciI family protein codes for MKFLLIISHDAHFRPTKDLVEDIFKWMDEMTGRGILIHGNPLRPAEEAITVRVRGGKIKAVKGPSTHAKEKISAYVLIDCLEMDDAVKIASAHPMARAATIEVRPVWEELAVIHG; via the coding sequence ATGAAATTTCTGCTGATCATAAGCCACGATGCTCATTTCAGGCCGACAAAAGATCTTGTCGAAGACATCTTCAAATGGATGGATGAGATGACCGGCCGTGGAATCCTGATACACGGGAACCCGTTGCGGCCTGCCGAAGAGGCAATAACCGTTCGTGTGCGAGGCGGTAAGATCAAGGCTGTAAAAGGACCTTCGACGCACGCAAAAGAAAAGATCTCGGCATACGTACTGATAGACTGTTTGGAGATGGATGATGCCGTTAAGATAGCATCAGCACACCCGATGGCAAGGGCCGCGACTATTGAAGTGCGTCCGGTATGGGAAGAGCTGGCAGTGATTCACGGTTGA
- a CDS encoding GNAT family N-acetyltransferase, whose amino-acid sequence MDVIIIKADSRDAVEILALQKEAYLREAELNGDFSIPPMTQTLSDIESEFHKKIFLKAVHDDKIIGSVRGHLDKGTCYIGRLIVNPGWQGRGIGSMLMEGIEKAFPDAERFELFTGKRSIANIRLYERLGYEKFREDDLNQKVRLVFLWKNQMRKNIEKSCSTIHWHTG is encoded by the coding sequence ATGGATGTCATCATAATAAAGGCTGATAGCAGAGATGCGGTTGAAATACTCGCCCTGCAGAAGGAGGCTTATCTGAGAGAAGCCGAGTTGAACGGGGACTTTTCGATCCCGCCGATGACGCAGACTCTCTCAGACATCGAGTCGGAATTTCATAAAAAGATTTTTCTCAAAGCCGTGCATGATGATAAGATAATCGGATCGGTGAGGGGGCATCTCGATAAGGGCACATGTTATATCGGCAGGCTTATAGTCAATCCCGGATGGCAGGGGCGCGGTATTGGAAGCATGCTCATGGAAGGCATTGAAAAGGCATTTCCTGATGCTGAGAGATTCGAGCTGTTTACTGGCAAGAGGAGCATTGCAAATATCAGGCTTTATGAAAGGCTCGGCTATGAAAAGTTCCGCGAGGACGATCTGAATCAGAAGGTAAGGCTTGTCTTTTTGTGGAAAAACCAAATGCGAAAGAATATTGAGAAATCATGTTCGACTATTCATTGGCACACTGGATGA